TCCCTTTGCTTGCATTCCTCCACCTCTCCTTTCCCAAAGCCTCATCCGCTGACATTGGAATTGGTGGTGGAGTTGGAGTCTGGATCAATGGGAGGGGCGTTACCGTCACTACCAGCCCCCAAGCCCCACCACCCAGCACCTCAGATCTCAGCTCCAGCAGGGAGTACGCAGCCCTCCAAGCCTGGAAGAAAGCCATAACAGAGGACCCATCAGGAATTCTAACTAGTTGGGTTGGCCCTAATGTGTGCTCCTACAGAGGTATCTTCTGCTCAGATCCCCCTGACCCGTCCTTATCCACTGCTAGAAGCGTGGTGGCAGGCATAGATCTCAACCGTGCCAACCTCAAGGGATCTCTGGTGAAGGAGCTCTCCCTCCTCACCCACCTCTCAATCATCCACCTCAACAGCAACAGGTTCTCAGGCACGGTCCCAGACTCCTTCAGAGAGTTCCAGTACCTCtcagagctggacctcagcaaCAACCTCCTCTCAGGGCCTTTTCCAACCCAAACTCTTCTCATCCCAAACCTCAAGTATCTGGACCTCAGGTTCAACAGCTTCTCAGGGGAGGTCCCAGATGAGGTTTCGAGAAGGACCTGGATGCCATCTTCCTCAACAACAACCAGTTTGAAGGCCAGATCCCTATGAGCATCTGGAGCTCTCCTGCCACTGTGCTCACCCTAGCTAACAACAAGTTCTCAGGGTCTCTTCCTGCCAGCTTTGGATACACGGGTGCTGGGATTAGAGAGATCCTCTTCCTCAACAACAAGCTCACAGGTTGCATTCCAGAGGGAGTTGGGTATCTATCAGAGATGGAGGTCTTGGACTTGAGCTCCAACTCACTCACGGGCCACCTCCCAGGCTCTCTGTCGTGCCTCACTGGGATGGAGGTCCTTAACATAGCACACAACCAGCTAACAGGGGAGCTTTCCGACTTGGTATGTGATTTGAGGAGCCTTGCAAACCTTACGGTGTCTTATAACTTCTTCTCTGGGTTCAGCCAGGACTGTGCAAAGAATGCGTGGTTTGATTTTGCTGGGAATTGCATACCTGGGAGGGGCATGCAGAGGCCTCCATCGGAGTGCATGGGAGTGCCTGGGGGTGATCTGAGCTGCCTGAGGATCCCAACCACCAAGCCTGTAGCTTGTGTTGCAGGAGCCATCATGGGGCAGGTGGGTCGAATGGTTGGGATCCCATTCAACTTGCCTGCTTCGCTGCCTTCTTCTGTACCATGAGCTGTGTGAAGACTGGGCTGGACTGTGTGGTAGTTGATCATTTAGTGGCAGGGACAACCGGCTGTATATGTATTTAATGATCGAAGCTCTCTTCAATATCTTGAGTGCTCAAACACAGTTCCTTtctcttttatatttttagtGGCTTTAGAACGTTTTGACGTCCAAATGAAGCATAGGCATGTGTCTGGCCACTCTGGATCAAGCTTTTTCATGTTTGTATTGGCATTTATTATATTCCTATTCAAAGTTGCCAGGACAAGAGTTCTTTTTGTAAAAAGTAGGGATCAAAGGATCTGCTGCTTTTTTTCAACCGGAATCGTTTTAGAGCCTGTTTGAATGAATGAACTACAAATCTCTTGGGATT
The sequence above is a segment of the Elaeis guineensis isolate ETL-2024a chromosome 7, EG11, whole genome shotgun sequence genome. Coding sequences within it:
- the LOC105048023 gene encoding LOW QUALITY PROTEIN: leucine-rich repeat extensin-like protein 7 (The sequence of the model RefSeq protein was modified relative to this genomic sequence to represent the inferred CDS: inserted 1 base in 1 codon), with product MQNLWLFPLLAFLHLSFPKASSADIGIGGGVGVWINGRGVTVTTSPQAPPPSTSDLSSSREYAALQAWKKAITEDPSGILTSWVGPNVCSYRGIFCSDPPDPSLSTARSVVAGIDLNRANLKGSLVKELSLLTHLSIIHLNSNRFSGTVPDSFREFQYLSELDLSNNLLSGPFPTQTLLIPNLKYLDLRFNSFSGEVPDEXFEKDLDAIFLNNNQFEGQIPMSIWSSPATVLTLANNKFSGSLPASFGYTGAGIREILFLNNKLTGCIPEGVGYLSEMEVLDLSSNSLTGHLPGSLSCLTGMEVLNIAHNQLTGELSDLVCDLRSLANLTVSYNFFSGFSQDCAKNAWFDFAGNCIPGRGMQRPPSECMGVPGGDLSCLRIPTTKPVACVAGAIMGQVGRMVGIPFNLPASLPSSVP